Within Scleropages formosus chromosome 24, fSclFor1.1, whole genome shotgun sequence, the genomic segment GCATGTGGACCCGGGTGAGAGCTCAGATAGACTCCTGTCAGCTCATTGTTTGTTCCAACTCCACTTCAAACACTCAGCATCTGTCCAATAGACCTTTGTGAAGATGGGAACCAAGAGTACACACTTGGGGAGCCAGGGGTGGGGGCTCCCTTCTGTCAGCTAAAATCAGGAGCTAATATGTTTCCCTGCGCCCCCCCGCAGGCCCCATTCTCCGCGTGTCCTCGTCTCGATGGGCCGCTGAGCCCATGAAGAGCGGCCAGCTGCGCGGGTCATTGTCCGTGTCCTCAGGAAGCGCTCGGCGCTTTCGCAGCTCAacaaaggctggagagggggtCGAGGGGAGGGCCCAGACACTGCGGCTCCAGCCCTGCTTGCTCCCACAATCCTCACTCGAAGCTGCCATTGTTCTGGCCACACCCCCTTGGCTCATTCACAGATCTGACCACGCCCCCTGTACTCCCCCAGTGCTCAGGCCACGCCCACCAGGTCCAGCTCCCTCAGTCCTGTGCTGGGGGGCAACGGGGGTGAGATTATGGTAAAAACTATGTCCTTTTTCGATTTTCTGTCACATGCTGTCCTAAAGCATTTGTCCTCCCAAGTACATCATACATCCGGGACACTTTCAGTACATGAGATTGGTTTCCAAATTACCAGCAGCCTCTACTTTCTTTGGACAAATTTACCGAATATGTTCAGTTGCTTGGTTAATGATTTTCTGTTAAAttactttctgcatttttttgtttacatcttAAGCAAAGTTATGGGTATGGATTTCAAGTGGTAGTGGTTTTATAGCAGAAGACAGATTTTTCACTCCATATTATTTCAAATCTGAATCtcttaaaaaattctttaaaaatcttttatgtctgaactgcattttgtaattgcacaatatgcaaaaaaaaaaaaaaaaaaaaatgaattctgtGTCCTCAACTTGAAAAGTTGAAACTTCAGTGCCCTTAAGTCAAAACATTCAGTCATCAACTATTACGTGCATCCATTTCAGATATCTTACATATAGatccagtgtgtgtttttgatgtttttaaaatgtgtggaGTCGACCCGAGCGGGACCATCTATCTATCCTatagagagagcgagagagagttACCCagatttatttctctttctctcaatcTCGGCGACAATGAACGGTCGGTTGCAGGTGCGCGCGGCTCTAATCTCATCCCGTCTCTGAAGGTGATAAATATACGCGAGGGTCATTCCTGCGTCCGGCTCGCGCTCCGTTCTCAGGCTCTCGGGTGCCTCGCAGGTGAATGGGGAGCGCGAGCCTCTCGTCTGCGGTGTCCATGGCGACCGCCCGCGCGGCGCCAGGCTGACAGCCGCCGGGGGATCGCGTGAATGGGTGACGTCACGGGCCTGGCGCCCGCCAGTCTGCTCCGGCGTGTTTGGACAAtctgggaaggggggggggagcgcaCAGAGAGAGCACGTGAGCGATAGAGAAacactgtgtgtgcgcgcgcgcgcgcgcgtgtgtctcTAGGCCGTTTCAAGGGAGCGCGAGACGGCGCTCCAGtgtgaaaatatttagtttGAGGAATAAAGACCCGCAGGAGTCTTGCGGACATGAGAAGTTCACACAAccctgacacacactcacacacacacacactgcggatTCTGCCGCACTCAGGGTAACTCGCCACGTAACAATTCCAGCGCACGAACCACACAGTAAAATATCGCTCAGCAAGCAGCTGAAATCGTAAGAACAAAATGTGCCATTTTTGTGTCATATTTAGACTGTTTCGTCCCAAACACACGTCAACTGGACGGAGAAAAACTAAAAGgctatttataaataaatattctatTGTGTGACGAAATATTTGAAATTGTCCTGTCGCACATTTCTGTTCAGACACACGAGTAACACACAATAATTAATGCGAACTTTTCACTTTTGTTCCGCTGCTCTTTCACGCTGACAGTGAAATGTGCCAGGCGCGTTATATCTAAATGCTGCAATTTAAAAGCTATTCATCCAGAGTAATTGCaatagaccccccccccccgcgcaacccccaacccccaacccggCCCGCCCTAAACCTCCGGCTCGAGGCGATCTCCACACCTGCGGAGTCCCCGCGCGACGGACAGCTGCGTTCCCACAAATCGctcataaaaaaacacacatttgcttCCATTTGCAACACCATCGCTAACGGATTGTAAATGTTGATAAGCAGCCCGGCGCGCTCATTGGTGCAGTCCGAACAGGGACCCGCCCTTCTCCGCGCAGTCGCAGGCTTTCCATTGGCTCCGCACGACATCACTAACGTCTGCCGGCCACGCCCACAAATCCTGGCAACATAAAGCTGACACAAGCAGCGACTCGAAGCAAACTGTCAATAGGAGTAAAACGGGAGGTGCTGAGAAACCCGCTCTTCGAAATAGTCATCGCacatttctttctgttcttcCCTGGAAGATCTATTCCACCAAAATCCAGGATGAAGGTTGTAGGATCTACCTGCACGCTGAAGAGCAAGGTGGGAACCGAAGAAGTGATGCGGTGCCTTTCAGACCAAAGCATGACCATCTCCAAGTGCAAAATGCCGCTGCTGGATGAGCAGATGAGCGTCTTCCTCCAAGACATGAACAGCTGCTACAGCAAGCTCAAGGAGCTGGTGCCCACGCTGCCCACAAACAAGAAGGCGAGCAAGGTGGAGATCCTGCAGCATGTCATTGACTACATCTGGGACCTCCAGGTGGAGCTGGATGAGCCGGACATGAGCCATCAGCAAGGCGCAACCGGTGGGCTCCTCAACCGCTCCCCCCTTACAGCTCTCAATACGGAGTTATCAAGCATCACCGTAGAGGTAAGCATCATGCACGCTTGCAGTGAAATGGCCTTGATGTGTCGTACGTTGAACCCAAAGCATAACAGTAACTGACGTCCTCCGTTCTCTCCTCAGAATGGGTGCTCCAACGACAGAATCCTGTGCCGCTATCTGGAGGACCAGATTATCGCAAAAGAGCAGTGATGGTGACCCTCAAAACAAGGTCATCTTGAATCAGGCTGTGGGTCCTTCTAAGCATTCTGCAGTGGTGGAGGGACTTGTACAAGACCCGCTAGAGACTTAAGAGGACCTGAACCCTGGTGTTTGACTGCCACCAGGTCTGGAGGGACTAGAGCCCACAGCAAACTGGACTTTCTCCAGCAGAAACACTCACCACATCAGTCACCTCGCTGGTGTTGGACTCTATGAGAAAAACCCTGTTGTGTTTTAGCTCtccatgtatatttttgtattttcttaacTGTACACGTAGAAGagattttatgcattttgcaaaaaatgtcaaGTTCTCAGATTGCTGAGTTTCAATTGTATTGTATATTACAATGCTATCGAATGTTGGTCATATTGGTTTTGTCTATAATGTACCTTCCATGTTTCttaaaataagacaaatattttGGGGAAGAAAGGGtgacagtttgtattttttttccctccattttatTGGGGGGAGGAGAGTTTCTTCCTGACAGAGAAAAGCGGTGCTGAAATTGAACTCTGAGTTGAGTTCCCCAGAACCACGTGACCAAGCCACACACCTCTGTTTCATGGGTTAAGGGAAGCAGTGTGTTAGATGACAGATGTTGTTTTAGGCCCCTGTGAAGAGGATCAGAGCCCCAAGCCAAGCTTTTGAACATCATCGCACCATAGGTACTGCAGATCTTGTAATGGTTCGAGACCCGGATTTGTGGCTGGTGAGGGCTAGAACACAGCTATTTAAATTCAGTAGGAATAAGTAAACTTGCTCtatgaataattacaaaaatgtatacaaaGCAGGAGGGTGGGCTCTGACCTGTGAAACACTGAAGGAGACCCCTGACACATATCTGAGTGCCCCAACAGCCCAAACCGATTATGAGGTAAATGTCAGTTTATTGTATTCCAGTTGGAAGGGGGATGTGTAATACCCCCGGAGAGTTACTGTTTCGTAACCCTGGTGTCCTCAGCACATCTTTCCTGGAGGTCAGTTTCCAGCTCCGTCCCGGAGATACCAGTACTTGGAGAGAAAACAATGTATTGAGCGGTTTGCTGTATGCGAATAAATCTGAGCTGGGAACTAAAAGATAAAACAcataattttttcatacatGAACATATCGTGTTACTAAGTGCTTCTGCCACGAGATTACGTATCCAGCAATGAGTACTGTTACACATTATATATGGCCTACATTGTTCCACACTATATGTAGGTTatgttatatacatacattGTGTACAGTTTACACTGTACAAGTAGCTATATtgttatacattatatacagattatatttttaaacacagtaaGGGCCATATTGTCATACAATACATTACCCTATACTGTTACAAATGACACCGCCTGTAGTGTTACAGGTTTCCTATACAGGCTATTGTGTAATGCTATATATACAGATGTCTATGATGTTTCAGATTATACATACTAGGTCGTGTTGTAACAATCTATATTTGCACACGCACGTGCAAAGGCATTTTCAGTTTGCCTTTTATccgtgtgtctctctctctctctctctctctctcacacacacacacacacacacacacacaaaggctgtTGGCCGCGCTCCTGGGCCATCTGCGGCCTGGCGCGCGCCTCCCTGTTTGTTAATGTTTCAATCAGCTGTGCGCTCAGGAATTCGGGGCTATTTAACCTGAACTTCCCCAGGTGTGTCCAGGCGCCGCTCAGTCTGGGCCCGCCTGCCCCGCGCCGCCCTTGGCACAAtgctgcgacacacacacacacacacacacacacacacacacacacacacacacacacacaccgcagctGTGTTAGCGCAAGGCGCGCTGGCGAGGAATCGGGGCCGCGGGCGGGGGCGGGGAACGCCGCGTAACCGggagataaaataaaataaatctttcaGCAAATTACCATAACTTACAGAAAACAGTTTAATCATCGTGCTGCTTggactgaaaacacttgtcaAAAATGGTATATTTACTAATAATAGAAATAACGGTaaagtaaattttaatatttgaaatgtaACAAGTATAACCCGACCTTTTGACTATAACGGTTGTTATAAGTACATACTAGTACATATAAATAGTTACACAATATCATGAATACTCACCCTAACCCTTCTGTTTCGCATATTTACTCTGTTCGTGTGGGATATTAAATTAATCACAGAATTTTATAACTCTGAAGGCACAGGGTAGTTCAGAAGTTTTTCCGCTTTTTATAGACTCATCACAAATTCGGATTTTGAGAAGTGATGcagaaatattgtaaaatgtTCCTTTCCACAAGCTGAACCGGCACTGTTTTGTTCTCCAGCGAAACCACTAGAATTTAACGTTTTTTTAGTTCAATCTGTttttcagcaacacacacacacacacacacacacacacacacacacacattttcagaaccgcttgtcccatacggggtcgcggggaaccggagcctacccagcaacacaggacgtaaggctggagggggaggggacacacacccaggacgggacggcagtccatcgcaaggcaccccaagtgggactcgaaccccagacctaccggagagcaggactggggtccaacccactgcgccaccgcaccccccgttttTCAGCAATACGCCGTCACAAATTAGTTTTGCCGACACAGCGTTACAACATATTTCTTCGTTAATTCCCTTAATTAAATATGCATACAATccaaaaaaataagacagcagTAAAACTAATATTCCCagttatatttaaattattttaaatatactcgcactttaacattttaaacacagttaTACTATTTTGTACTCTCAACACAACTGTAGTGTTTCAGGAAATTAACCTTTTATGCCATTCTGCCCCCTAGCGGTTCTCTAACGGTCCGTGTCTACACTAAAGTTACAAACAGTAAAGCTAGGAATTTTCCGTGTGCTTCTTCATTTGTCgagtgtttttcttcttttacctGCGTTCCGAAATTTCAGCACCTTGAGGAACCTACGAGAAACGCACTCTGGGAAAGGAGCGTGGATTCAACTCGCTGTCACGTTGATCACAGCCGAAGTCTCGTATAGGATGAGGTGgtctgttaccatggagaccaaaaCAGCGATCAAGTGTGATGTGCTGAGAACATGACAAATGCTGCATAGGTTATTGCGATGAAGCTTTTAATCCTTTGTAAATTGAGAgacgtctgtattattaagatgTTACTGACTAATTAAGGGGGAGAACTTTGGAATTATGAACAATAATGAATTAGACATTTCAAGAGAATAATCAGACACGACTAA encodes:
- the LOC108936434 gene encoding DNA-binding protein inhibitor ID-1-like, with the translated sequence MKVVGSTCTLKSKVGTEEVMRCLSDQSMTISKCKMPLLDEQMSVFLQDMNSCYSKLKELVPTLPTNKKASKVEILQHVIDYIWDLQVELDEPDMSHQQGATGGLLNRSPLTALNTELSSITVENGCSNDRILCRYLEDQIIAKEQ